A genome region from Blastocatellia bacterium includes the following:
- a CDS encoding 1-deoxy-D-xylulose-5-phosphate reductoisomerase: MKRIAILGSTGSIGTSTLSLLEQLDGFRVIGLAAQRNVARLADQIVRFSPRLVSVATDEAAAELRAELQRRGVRTPPDIRYGPEGLLAVATEPDVDIVLVATVGAVGLLPTYRALEQGKRIALANKETLVMAGRLMTEKAAATGAEILPVDSEHNALHQCLQGVNPRDVARLILTASGGPFRTLSAAELSRVTPEQALQHPTWRMGPKITVDSATLMNKGLEVIEAHWLFGVAPEQIDILIHPQSVVHSMIELVDGSILAQLGPTDMRYAIQYALTYPNRRPTPLPRLNFSPALHLEFHPPDLERFPCVRLAYEALRRGGTMPAVLNAANEEAVAAFLERRLPFLAIPTVIERVMRDHQPEEPREIEDVLRADAWARARAREVITSLICAESLES; the protein is encoded by the coding sequence ATGAAGCGGATCGCGATCTTAGGCTCAACGGGTTCAATTGGGACGAGCACGCTCTCGCTGCTGGAGCAATTGGATGGCTTTCGCGTGATTGGTCTAGCGGCCCAGCGGAACGTCGCGCGACTCGCGGATCAGATCGTGCGGTTCTCGCCCCGCCTCGTTTCAGTCGCGACGGATGAGGCGGCTGCCGAATTGCGTGCGGAGTTGCAGCGGCGCGGCGTGCGTACGCCCCCCGATATTCGATACGGACCGGAAGGGCTCCTCGCCGTGGCGACGGAACCAGACGTGGACATCGTGCTCGTCGCGACGGTCGGGGCCGTCGGCCTCCTCCCCACATATCGGGCGCTGGAACAGGGCAAACGCATTGCCTTGGCCAACAAGGAGACGCTCGTGATGGCCGGTCGGTTGATGACCGAGAAAGCGGCCGCGACCGGTGCCGAGATCCTGCCCGTAGATAGCGAGCACAACGCCCTGCATCAATGCCTGCAGGGGGTCAATCCCCGCGACGTCGCGCGCTTGATCCTGACGGCTTCCGGAGGGCCATTCCGCACGCTCTCCGCAGCCGAACTCTCGCGCGTCACCCCCGAGCAAGCCTTGCAGCATCCGACCTGGCGCATGGGGCCGAAGATCACCGTGGATTCGGCGACGCTCATGAACAAGGGATTGGAGGTCATCGAGGCGCATTGGCTATTTGGCGTCGCGCCGGAGCAGATCGACATCCTCATCCACCCCCAATCGGTCGTGCATTCGATGATCGAGCTAGTAGATGGCTCCATCCTCGCGCAACTGGGACCGACGGACATGCGATATGCCATCCAATACGCCCTCACCTATCCGAATCGGCGGCCGACGCCGCTGCCGCGACTGAATTTTTCCCCCGCACTTCATTTGGAGTTTCACCCACCAGATCTGGAGCGCTTCCCCTGCGTGCGCCTGGCCTATGAAGCGTTGCGACGCGGTGGAACGATGCCTGCCGTCCTCAACGCGGCGAACGAGGAGGCCGTCGCCGCCTTCTTGGAGCGTCGCCTTCCCTTCCTCGCCATCCCCACCGTGATCGAGCGCGTGATGCGCGACCATCAACCTGAAGAACCGCGCGAGATCGAAGATGTCCTTCGAGCCGACGCTTGGGCGCGCGCGCGTGCCCGCGAGGTGATCACCTCCCTGATATGTGCGGAATCGCTGGAATCGTGA
- a CDS encoding glycosyltransferase family 39 protein, which produces MEKMTSIASDPSIEERAQERRFLRRVFLLGLGLRVAVASFIALFNLEGFFGGDAGTYDWVGWAIARYWSGETAFPVRPASQPGYFYLVAAFYFVFGRAPFLVVLVNCVIGALHAVLIYKIAALTFDRRVARGAALLTACFPSLVLWSAQLLKDALVIFCTLLSIYAILVLHRKFSLLWLALFFVALLPLHSLRNYVFYIVAFSALLSFVGHRRGLVMGLFVHAVLALAFLLALNSMGLLERELQTLSIESVLEQIHMSRTKLARFAQSGYAPEADVSTLGGALRFLPIGLTYLLLAPFPWSIANVRQAITLPEMVLWWGMFPWLLRGIAFAVRRKLADASVILLFVGSLTLVYALFQGNVGTAYRQRAQILVFLFIFVVAGWQQRKRAAPIGSKPEWPATPSFTAPIS; this is translated from the coding sequence ATGGAGAAGATGACATCGATCGCCTCCGACCCCTCCATCGAGGAGCGCGCCCAAGAGCGCCGATTCCTACGACGCGTTTTCCTCCTTGGGCTCGGCTTGCGGGTGGCCGTCGCGTCATTCATCGCGCTCTTCAATTTGGAAGGCTTCTTCGGAGGCGATGCTGGGACTTACGATTGGGTGGGATGGGCGATCGCGCGCTATTGGTCGGGAGAGACAGCTTTCCCCGTGCGTCCGGCCAGCCAGCCCGGCTACTTCTACCTCGTCGCTGCGTTCTACTTCGTCTTCGGACGCGCGCCGTTTCTCGTCGTCCTCGTCAATTGCGTGATCGGGGCTCTGCATGCCGTCCTCATCTACAAGATCGCCGCTCTGACTTTCGATCGGCGCGTGGCGCGAGGCGCCGCTCTGCTGACGGCATGTTTTCCCTCTCTCGTGTTGTGGTCGGCGCAACTTTTGAAGGATGCGCTTGTGATCTTCTGCACGCTGCTCAGCATCTATGCCATCCTTGTCCTTCACCGGAAGTTCTCGCTGCTGTGGCTCGCGCTCTTCTTCGTTGCTCTTTTGCCGCTGCATTCCTTGCGCAACTACGTCTTTTACATCGTGGCGTTCTCAGCGCTCCTCTCTTTCGTGGGGCACAGACGTGGTCTCGTGATGGGGCTCTTCGTGCACGCTGTCTTAGCGCTCGCCTTCCTGCTCGCTCTCAACAGCATGGGACTTTTGGAGCGCGAGCTTCAAACGCTCTCGATCGAGAGCGTGCTCGAACAAATCCACATGTCGCGCACGAAGTTGGCGCGATTCGCGCAATCCGGATATGCGCCGGAAGCGGACGTCTCTACCCTCGGGGGAGCGCTGCGCTTTCTTCCCATCGGCCTCACATACTTGCTCCTAGCCCCCTTCCCATGGTCCATCGCCAACGTGCGGCAAGCCATCACGCTGCCGGAGATGGTGCTGTGGTGGGGGATGTTCCCCTGGCTCCTTCGGGGAATCGCCTTCGCCGTGCGGCGGAAGCTGGCGGACGCGTCCGTGATCCTTCTCTTCGTCGGCAGTCTGACGCTCGTCTACGCGCTCTTTCAAGGAAACGTGGGCACGGCCTATCGGCAGCGCGCGCAGATCCTCGTCTTTCTCTTCATCTTCGTCGTCGCCGGTTGGCAGCAGCGAAAGCGCGCGGCTCCTATCGGGTCGAAGCCGGAATGGCCGGCTACGCCATCGTTCACCGCGCCGATCTCATGA
- the truA gene encoding tRNA pseudouridine(38-40) synthase TruA, with protein sequence MPNAKLLLQYDGTEFYGWQVQAGARTVQGVLTDVLSRLEHRPVTVHGAGRTDRGVHAQGQVASVFLTREMSEEEWRRALNANLPPDVRVMAVEWVPPDFHARYSAVSKTYCYTLCLGPVLSPFLYRYAHHFPFPLDLAAMRQALEVIIGEHDFASFGTRERPGKSTVRRVYQARLRQENELLHLEITANGFLRYMVRTLMGTLCEIGRGRWRVEEMERILHARDRRLAGPTFPAKGLTLLRVHY encoded by the coding sequence GTGCCGAACGCCAAACTCCTGCTGCAATACGACGGGACGGAATTCTACGGCTGGCAAGTTCAAGCAGGTGCGCGGACTGTCCAGGGTGTTCTCACGGATGTGCTCTCGCGCTTGGAGCATCGTCCGGTGACCGTGCATGGTGCCGGGCGAACCGATCGTGGCGTACACGCTCAGGGGCAAGTCGCCAGTGTCTTCCTCACTCGCGAGATGTCCGAAGAGGAATGGCGACGCGCGCTCAATGCGAATCTCCCCCCGGACGTGCGCGTGATGGCCGTGGAATGGGTCCCGCCCGATTTCCATGCGCGCTACAGCGCCGTGTCGAAGACCTACTGCTACACGCTCTGTCTCGGACCGGTCCTGAGCCCCTTCCTCTATCGGTACGCGCATCATTTTCCCTTCCCGCTCGATCTGGCCGCCATGCGGCAAGCGCTGGAGGTGATCATAGGCGAGCACGATTTCGCTTCTTTCGGCACGCGCGAGCGCCCGGGCAAGTCGACCGTGCGTCGCGTCTACCAAGCGCGCCTGCGGCAAGAGAACGAGCTGCTGCATCTGGAGATCACGGCCAATGGCTTCCTCCGCTATATGGTGCGCACGCTCATGGGGACGCTTTGCGAGATCGGGCGTGGGCGTTGGCGCGTCGAGGAGATGGAACGCATCCTCCACGCGCGCGATCGGCGGCTGGCCGGTCCGACCTTTCCGGCCAAGGGCTTGACGCTGCTTCGCGTCCACTACTAA
- a CDS encoding isoprenyl transferase yields MDDLQKRFEGFIKPSSREALLLTQIHPERLPHHVAIIMDGNGRWALRRQKPRVVGHRAGAKAARRIVETAARLGIPVLTLYAFSTENWKRPQEEIEALMSLLREFLRKEVETLKRHDIRLRVIGRWEGLDPAIRQELCRAMAETAMNTRMQLVVALNYSGRTELVDAFRRLYREARERELPPEAITEALIAQYLYTADLPDPDLLIRTSGEMRVSNFLLWQIAYTELYVTETLWPDFRPAHFLQAVVEYQKRERRYGGLGAAALP; encoded by the coding sequence ATGGACGATTTGCAGAAGAGGTTCGAGGGGTTCATCAAACCCAGCTCGCGCGAAGCGCTTCTTCTGACGCAGATTCACCCCGAGCGGCTCCCTCACCATGTGGCCATCATCATGGATGGAAACGGACGGTGGGCCTTGCGGCGGCAGAAGCCGCGCGTCGTCGGCCATCGCGCCGGAGCGAAAGCCGCGCGTCGGATCGTGGAAACGGCGGCGCGCTTGGGCATTCCCGTATTGACGCTCTATGCCTTCTCGACGGAAAACTGGAAGCGCCCGCAGGAAGAGATCGAAGCGCTCATGAGCTTGCTTCGAGAATTCCTGCGAAAAGAAGTGGAGACGCTCAAACGCCACGACATTCGGTTGCGCGTCATCGGGCGATGGGAAGGATTGGACCCGGCGATCCGTCAAGAGCTCTGCCGCGCTATGGCGGAGACGGCGATGAACACGCGGATGCAACTGGTCGTCGCGCTCAACTACAGCGGACGCACGGAGTTGGTGGATGCCTTCCGTCGCCTCTATCGCGAGGCGCGCGAGCGCGAGCTGCCTCCGGAAGCCATCACCGAAGCGCTCATCGCACAATATCTCTACACGGCCGATCTGCCCGATCCCGATCTCCTCATCCGTACCAGTGGCGAGATGCGGGTGAGCAATTTCTTGCTCTGGCAGATCGCCTACACGGAACTCTATGTGACGGAGACGCTCTGGCCTGATTTCCGACCGGCGCACTTCCTTCAAGCGGTAGTCGAATATCAAAAGCGCGAGCGGCGTTATGGGGGATTGGGAGCTGCGGCGCTTCCATGA
- a CDS encoding phosphatidate cytidylyltransferase, giving the protein MTRVLTAVVLLPFFIFALWASSPYYLIGWVVAGTLLGLREFYALAERIGCRPDRWLGYAAAVSVLFAFQQQNAFLIVGSLLLLLALTLALSLFTAERFETVLLESAVTVAGVLYIAVALGFLILLRVSMEATTAARLLSLFFLIIFAGDTAAYYGGRAFGRRKLAPRVSPGKTIEGAIAGVLGSGLAALGGKFWFFRDLPLGHALALALVLNAVGQIGDLIESMLKRGAKVKDAGRLLPGHGGILDRADSILFNAPIIYIYSRILLS; this is encoded by the coding sequence ATGACGCGAGTGCTCACGGCTGTCGTTCTGCTCCCCTTCTTCATCTTCGCGCTGTGGGCTTCGAGCCCATACTACTTGATCGGATGGGTCGTGGCCGGGACGTTGCTGGGGCTTCGCGAATTCTACGCGCTGGCGGAGCGGATCGGTTGTCGTCCCGATCGCTGGCTCGGCTATGCGGCCGCTGTGAGCGTCCTCTTCGCCTTCCAGCAACAGAACGCCTTCTTGATCGTGGGGAGCTTGTTGCTGCTTCTGGCGCTCACGCTGGCGCTCTCGCTCTTCACGGCCGAGCGCTTTGAGACCGTGCTTCTGGAAAGCGCCGTGACGGTCGCCGGCGTGCTCTACATCGCCGTGGCCTTGGGCTTCCTCATCCTGCTGCGGGTGAGCATGGAGGCGACGACGGCCGCGCGACTGCTCTCGCTCTTCTTCCTCATCATCTTCGCTGGGGATACGGCGGCCTACTACGGAGGCCGCGCGTTCGGACGTCGGAAGTTGGCGCCGCGCGTGAGTCCGGGCAAGACGATCGAAGGGGCGATCGCTGGCGTGCTCGGCAGTGGATTGGCCGCACTGGGTGGAAAGTTTTGGTTCTTTCGAGATCTGCCCCTTGGGCACGCCCTCGCCCTCGCGCTCGTTTTGAATGCAGTCGGCCAGATCGGCGACTTGATCGAATCCATGCTCAAACGGGGGGCGAAGGTGAAGGATGCCGGACGGCTGCTGCCGGGCCACGGGGGGATTTTGGATCGGGCCGATAGCATCCTCTTCAACGCGCCGATCATTTACATCTACAGTCGGATTCTCCTATCATGA
- the asnB gene encoding asparagine synthase (glutamine-hydrolyzing) has product MCGIAGIVNARGVLPDQEVLRRMCDRLAHRGPDEEGYFRAIGVGLGVRRLRIIDLESGHQPIANERGTIWVVHNGEIYNYRELRRELEARGHRFATQSDTEVIVHAYEQYGLESLARLRGMFAFALWDEEQQQLLLARDRVGEKPLLYALADGELIFASEFEALLEHPSVSREVDWEAVHAYLALSYIPAPLTAFRAIRKLEPGHRLLWRAGEVVIAPYWTLTFSPKLRLNEEEAAREWLARARQSVQLCMRSDVPLGAFLSGGLDSSAVVALMSEVSSTPVKTFTIGFDEADYDEREQARRVARHFATEHHEAVVRPDVVDVLPTLIRRYGEPFADSSAIPTYYLAKLARASITVALTGDGGDEGLAGYDRYRAMVEAERVPPAVWAALSKTFVLSHHVAKPLLGGRLLEWRFWKRAERFLLAAALPPSRRYARWMSACDEEMRRELYSEAFHALTTALRPERFVEEQMATSGTFLDALLRADVRLYLPNDLLVKMDIATMAHGLEARAPLLDHELLEWEARLTDTYKLRRGRGKYLLRRAMRGILPPETLARRKQGFGVPIGRWLRRELRDFARELLLSERALARGLFRPSAVRALVDAHLEGRADFSTPLWTLLVLELWFREFIDGQASSARLLT; this is encoded by the coding sequence ATGTGCGGAATCGCTGGAATCGTGAACGCGCGCGGTGTGCTTCCGGATCAGGAAGTGCTGCGCCGAATGTGCGACCGGCTCGCGCACCGCGGGCCCGATGAGGAGGGATATTTCCGAGCGATCGGCGTCGGCCTGGGTGTGCGTCGCTTGCGCATCATTGACCTCGAAAGCGGCCATCAGCCGATCGCCAACGAACGCGGGACGATTTGGGTCGTTCACAACGGAGAGATCTACAACTACCGCGAGCTGCGTCGGGAATTGGAAGCACGCGGCCATCGGTTCGCGACGCAGAGCGATACGGAGGTCATCGTCCACGCTTACGAGCAGTATGGCTTGGAGAGCTTGGCGCGACTCCGTGGCATGTTCGCTTTCGCGCTGTGGGATGAGGAACAGCAGCAGTTACTGCTGGCGCGCGATCGCGTGGGGGAGAAGCCGCTCCTCTATGCCCTCGCCGATGGGGAATTGATCTTCGCCTCGGAGTTCGAGGCGCTCCTCGAACATCCCTCGGTCTCGCGCGAAGTGGACTGGGAGGCCGTGCACGCCTATCTCGCGCTCTCCTACATCCCGGCGCCGCTGACGGCATTTCGTGCCATCCGAAAACTGGAGCCGGGACATCGCCTCCTTTGGCGCGCGGGAGAAGTCGTCATCGCCCCCTATTGGACGTTGACGTTCTCCCCAAAGCTTCGGCTGAACGAAGAAGAGGCGGCCCGAGAGTGGCTCGCGCGAGCGCGCCAGTCGGTGCAATTGTGCATGCGCAGCGATGTCCCCCTCGGAGCTTTCTTGAGCGGCGGGCTCGATTCCTCAGCCGTCGTCGCCCTGATGAGCGAGGTCAGCTCGACGCCGGTGAAGACTTTCACCATCGGCTTCGACGAAGCCGATTACGACGAGCGGGAGCAAGCGCGACGCGTCGCACGCCACTTCGCCACAGAACATCATGAGGCCGTCGTGCGACCGGACGTCGTGGACGTCCTTCCGACGCTCATCCGCCGCTACGGCGAGCCATTCGCCGATTCGTCGGCTATTCCCACATACTACCTGGCCAAGCTCGCGCGCGCTTCGATCACGGTCGCACTGACGGGTGATGGGGGGGATGAAGGGCTTGCGGGATATGATCGCTATCGCGCGATGGTGGAGGCCGAACGCGTGCCTCCAGCGGTGTGGGCTGCTTTGAGCAAGACCTTCGTCCTGAGTCACCACGTGGCGAAGCCTCTGCTCGGAGGACGCCTTTTGGAATGGCGATTCTGGAAACGAGCGGAGCGCTTTCTGCTTGCGGCGGCGCTGCCGCCTTCGAGGCGTTACGCGCGGTGGATGAGCGCGTGCGATGAGGAGATGCGGCGAGAGTTGTACAGCGAGGCGTTCCATGCCCTCACGACTGCGCTTCGTCCAGAGCGGTTCGTGGAAGAGCAAATGGCCACGAGCGGAACGTTCTTAGATGCGCTCCTTCGCGCAGATGTGCGCCTCTATTTGCCCAATGACCTGCTCGTGAAGATGGACATCGCGACGATGGCGCATGGGCTCGAAGCGCGCGCGCCGCTGCTTGATCACGAGCTGCTGGAGTGGGAAGCGCGCCTGACGGACACATACAAGCTCAGGCGCGGGCGGGGCAAATATCTCTTGCGACGCGCCATGCGGGGGATTTTGCCACCGGAGACCCTCGCGCGACGCAAGCAGGGATTTGGCGTCCCCATCGGGCGTTGGCTGCGCCGGGAGCTGCGCGATTTCGCGCGCGAGCTGCTCCTTTCGGAACGCGCGCTTGCGCGCGGACTCTTTCGCCCGAGCGCGGTGCGCGCTCTTGTAGACGCGCATCTGGAGGGGCGCGCGGATTTCTCGACGCCACTGTGGACCCTACTCGTGCTCGAGCTATGGTTCCGAGAGTTCATTGACGGGCAGGCTTCAAGCGCGCGCCTGCTCACATGA
- a CDS encoding glycosyltransferase — protein sequence MRLRVLALASYPIEAAATRYRVVQYGPWLAARGIEVELQTFLSHDVFAILYERGHWGKKIAGLLAALLRSSRALIRAARADVVWIQREAAPLGPPVLEWLIVRGLRKPMLLDLDDATFVPYVSPTYGPWVRPLKWFGKTDRLIAWADVVVAGNRLIAEYVRQREKPVLLLPTIVDTDLFVPKAEASDPPVLGWIGSHSTFRYLKTLLPVLEELGRDFTFRLLVVGGTEPVRLRTVEVENRRWALDREVEDFRSLDIGLYPLIEDEWSVGKSGLKAIQYMAVGIPTVASAVGVVTEILEDGVTGFLVRSPEEWYDRLRLLLENPELRRQMGRAAREVAVQRYRVAVHAEAIRRAIQHCARRGSLLEEAAHTDSPS from the coding sequence ATGCGTCTTCGCGTGCTCGCACTCGCCTCGTATCCGATCGAAGCCGCGGCGACCCGCTATCGCGTCGTCCAATACGGGCCGTGGCTGGCAGCGCGCGGCATAGAGGTGGAGCTTCAAACATTCCTCTCGCACGACGTCTTCGCCATCTTGTACGAACGAGGGCATTGGGGGAAGAAGATCGCGGGATTGTTGGCCGCTCTGCTGCGGAGTTCGCGCGCGCTCATTCGAGCCGCGCGCGCCGACGTCGTGTGGATCCAACGCGAGGCAGCGCCGCTAGGCCCGCCAGTCTTGGAATGGCTCATCGTCCGAGGCTTGCGCAAACCGATGCTCCTGGATCTGGATGACGCAACCTTCGTGCCCTATGTGAGCCCCACCTACGGGCCATGGGTTCGACCGCTCAAATGGTTTGGCAAAACCGATCGGCTCATCGCATGGGCCGATGTCGTCGTGGCGGGAAATCGGCTCATCGCCGAATACGTGCGCCAGCGCGAGAAACCCGTCCTGCTTCTGCCGACCATCGTGGACACGGATCTGTTCGTGCCAAAGGCTGAGGCTTCGGATCCACCCGTACTCGGATGGATCGGGAGCCATTCGACGTTTCGCTATTTGAAGACGCTCCTGCCCGTACTCGAAGAATTGGGCCGAGACTTCACGTTTCGCCTGCTCGTCGTCGGCGGGACTGAACCCGTTCGTTTGCGCACGGTCGAGGTGGAGAATCGGCGATGGGCGCTGGACCGCGAGGTCGAAGACTTCCGCTCCCTGGACATTGGCCTCTACCCCCTCATCGAGGACGAATGGTCCGTGGGGAAATCCGGATTGAAGGCGATTCAGTACATGGCCGTCGGCATTCCCACTGTCGCCTCCGCTGTCGGCGTCGTCACGGAGATTCTCGAGGACGGCGTCACCGGATTCCTCGTTCGTTCGCCGGAGGAATGGTACGATCGCTTGCGATTGCTTTTGGAGAATCCCGAGCTGCGACGACAGATGGGACGCGCCGCGCGCGAAGTGGCCGTGCAGCGATATCGCGTCGCCGTCCACGCCGAGGCCATTCGACGGGCGATTCAGCACTGCGCTCGACGTGGGAGCCTTTTGGAAGAAGCGGCGCACACCGACTCGCCGTCCTAG
- the pyrE gene encoding orotate phosphoribosyltransferase, which translates to MNTDDIGRLFREAGALLEGHFRLSSGLHSARYIQCALVLQYPRIATQLGAELAEAFAGEPIETVIAPAIGGILVAHEVARHLNARAIFAEREAGRFTLRRGFAIAPAERVLVVEDVITTGHSTREVIELVRGAGGEVVGVGALIDRSGTALYFGVPLRALLQLNLPTYPPDACPLCAAGVPLSTPGSRYLA; encoded by the coding sequence ATGAACACGGACGACATCGGACGCTTGTTTCGCGAAGCCGGCGCTCTTTTGGAAGGTCATTTTCGTCTCTCGTCGGGACTGCACAGCGCGCGCTACATCCAGTGCGCGCTCGTGCTGCAATATCCCCGGATCGCCACGCAACTGGGGGCAGAATTGGCTGAAGCTTTCGCTGGCGAACCGATTGAGACCGTCATCGCGCCAGCCATCGGCGGCATCCTCGTTGCGCACGAGGTCGCGCGGCATCTGAACGCGCGCGCGATCTTCGCCGAGCGCGAAGCCGGGCGATTCACGTTGCGTCGGGGCTTTGCGATCGCTCCCGCCGAACGCGTGCTCGTTGTCGAAGACGTCATCACGACCGGGCACTCGACGCGCGAAGTGATCGAGCTGGTGCGCGGGGCCGGGGGCGAAGTCGTCGGCGTCGGCGCATTGATTGACCGCAGTGGGACGGCGCTCTATTTCGGCGTGCCGCTTCGCGCGCTGTTGCAACTGAACCTGCCCACGTATCCGCCCGACGCATGTCCCTTGTGCGCCGCCGGGGTACCGCTCAGCACGCCCGGCAGTCGATACCTCGCATGA